A genomic segment from Psychrobacter arcticus 273-4 encodes:
- the rpsA gene encoding 30S ribosomal protein S1 codes for MESFAELFEASIEETGLDIERGSVITGTVVAIDNDWITVDTGLKSEGIVAREEFLSEEGELEVEVGDSVDVVVEAVDNGMGQTLLSREKAKRVETWNFLEKISDNDEIVKGIISSKVKGGFTVDIGSVRAFLPGSLVDVRPIRDTTHLEGKELEFKVIKLDQKRNNVVVSRRAVMEAENSAEREELLNKLEEGIEIEGIVKNLTDYGAFVDLGGIDGLLHITDMAWRRIKHPSEVVEVGQDLKVKVLKFDRERNRVSLGLKQLGTDPWDNVGGTYPVGSVVKARVTNLTDYGCFAEISEGIEGLVHVSEMDHTNKNIHPSKVVQVGDEVEVMILDIDEERRRISLGIKQTLANPWDEFDKKHERGDKITGTIKSITDFGIFIGLDGGIDGLVHLSDISWNETGEDAIRNYNKGDTVEAMVLSVDSEANRISLGVKQLTSDPFNEYLVNNDRGAIVNGKVKEVDAKGATIELADEVEAYLRASEIQRDRVEDATKHLTVGDDVEAKIISVDRKTRNISLSIKAKDEAEERQAIKELSSTTTTTTAAGSDAQPKTIGDLIKEQMQ; via the coding sequence ATGGAATCATTTGCTGAACTATTTGAAGCGAGCATCGAAGAAACAGGTCTGGATATTGAGCGTGGCTCGGTTATTACCGGTACTGTTGTCGCCATCGATAACGACTGGATCACTGTTGATACTGGTCTAAAATCTGAAGGTATCGTCGCTCGTGAAGAGTTTTTAAGCGAAGAAGGCGAACTTGAAGTTGAAGTTGGCGATAGTGTCGATGTTGTGGTTGAAGCGGTTGATAACGGTATGGGTCAAACCTTACTGTCACGTGAAAAAGCCAAACGTGTTGAGACTTGGAATTTCCTTGAGAAAATCTCTGACAATGATGAGATCGTAAAAGGTATTATCTCTAGCAAAGTAAAAGGTGGCTTTACCGTAGATATCGGTTCAGTACGCGCGTTCTTGCCAGGTTCTTTAGTAGATGTACGTCCTATCCGTGATACGACGCATCTAGAAGGTAAAGAGTTAGAATTTAAAGTTATCAAACTTGACCAAAAACGTAACAACGTTGTAGTTAGTCGCCGTGCCGTTATGGAAGCTGAAAACTCAGCTGAGCGCGAAGAGCTATTGAACAAGCTTGAAGAAGGTATCGAGATCGAAGGTATCGTTAAGAACCTAACTGATTACGGCGCATTCGTTGATCTTGGTGGTATTGATGGTCTATTGCACATCACTGACATGGCATGGCGCCGTATCAAGCACCCATCTGAGGTGGTTGAAGTTGGTCAAGACCTTAAAGTTAAAGTACTTAAGTTTGACCGTGAGCGCAATCGCGTAAGCTTAGGTCTAAAACAATTGGGTACTGATCCTTGGGATAACGTTGGCGGTACATACCCAGTGGGTAGCGTCGTTAAAGCTCGCGTAACTAACTTGACTGATTATGGTTGTTTTGCTGAAATCTCTGAAGGTATCGAAGGTCTAGTACACGTATCAGAGATGGATCATACCAACAAAAACATCCATCCATCAAAAGTTGTTCAAGTGGGTGATGAAGTTGAAGTAATGATTCTTGATATCGATGAAGAACGTCGTCGCATCAGCTTAGGTATCAAACAGACTCTAGCCAATCCGTGGGATGAGTTTGATAAGAAACATGAGCGCGGTGATAAAATCACTGGTACCATCAAATCAATCACTGACTTCGGTATCTTTATCGGTCTAGATGGCGGTATTGATGGTTTGGTTCACTTGTCAGACATTTCTTGGAATGAAACTGGCGAAGATGCTATCCGTAACTACAACAAAGGTGACACCGTTGAAGCAATGGTATTGTCTGTAGATTCTGAAGCCAACCGTATCAGCCTAGGCGTGAAACAATTAACTTCAGATCCATTTAACGAATACCTAGTCAACAATGACCGCGGTGCTATCGTTAATGGTAAAGTAAAAGAAGTAGACGCTAAAGGTGCTACTATCGAACTTGCTGACGAAGTTGAAGCGTATTTACGTGCCTCTGAGATTCAACGTGACCGCGTTGAAGATGCGACTAAGCATCTAACGGTTGGTGATGATGTTGAAGCTAAAATCATCAGTGTTGATCGTAAAACACGTAACATCAGCTTGTCAATCAAAGCGAAAGACGAAGCTGAAGAGCGTCAAGCGATTAAAGAGCTAAGCAGCACAACCACGACTACTACTGCTGCCGGTTCTGATGCACAACCAAAAACTATTGGTGACTTGATCAAAGAACAAATGCAGTAA
- the cmk gene encoding (d)CMP kinase yields MTVSNPNTNNNSEMTSLRYPVICIDGPSGAGKGTVTWRLSQVLGYQLLDSGALYRIVGLKAFEAGLMTADASQAIDEMAVLALTQSLEIAFVPNNESGRVDIIVNSEVVGEQVRNETVGGYASQIAVFSKVRQALLKLQQDMATRSGLVADGRDMGTVVFSDADVKVFLTASAEARAERRVTQLLNAGQTADFEAILATIKARDDRDENRSTAPSKPAKDALLLDSSHLDADAVYEQVKQYCQAQGICFNS; encoded by the coding sequence ATGACTGTTTCCAACCCTAATACGAACAATAATAGTGAAATGACTTCATTGCGCTATCCGGTTATCTGTATTGATGGGCCAAGTGGTGCAGGTAAAGGTACGGTTACATGGCGCTTATCACAAGTTTTAGGGTATCAGCTGCTTGATTCGGGTGCATTATATCGTATCGTGGGACTTAAAGCGTTTGAAGCTGGACTGATGACTGCGGATGCAAGCCAAGCTATTGATGAGATGGCTGTATTAGCGTTAACGCAAAGCTTAGAGATTGCTTTTGTACCTAACAATGAATCAGGACGTGTTGATATTATTGTGAATAGTGAAGTGGTAGGTGAGCAAGTTCGTAACGAGACGGTTGGCGGTTATGCATCACAGATCGCAGTATTTTCAAAAGTTCGTCAAGCATTGCTGAAACTGCAACAAGATATGGCAACTCGTTCAGGATTGGTCGCTGACGGTCGTGATATGGGTACAGTCGTATTTTCAGACGCTGATGTAAAGGTGTTTTTGACTGCAAGTGCTGAAGCGCGTGCCGAGCGCCGTGTAACACAGCTACTGAATGCTGGTCAAACAGCAGATTTTGAAGCGATTCTAGCGACAATTAAAGCTCGTGATGATCGTGATGAGAATCGTTCGACGGCGCCATCAAAGCCGGCAAAAGATGCGCTACTATTAGACAGCTCTCACTTAGATGCTGATGCGGTTTATGAGCAAGTAAAGCAATATTGTCAGGCTCAAGGCATTTGCTTTAATAGCTAA
- the tadA gene encoding tRNA adenosine(34) deaminase TadA: MRHFLNINSQPNQLIDSPFVNPLIGEQLKTAIFWSVEDIKWMTEALKLAKQGAEREEVPVGAVLVHNQQIIGQGFNEPIGRCDATAHAEIVALREACAHLKNYRLPLQTTLYVTLEPCTMCIGALIHARVDRLVYSTNEPRAGMVGSQMNLAAQPFYNHHMQVDTGLCREHSSQMLKDFFRERRKAAKANCKMSD; the protein is encoded by the coding sequence ATGAGACATTTTCTAAATATTAATTCACAGCCTAACCAGCTAATAGATAGCCCATTTGTAAACCCGTTAATAGGTGAGCAGCTTAAAACAGCTATATTTTGGTCAGTTGAAGATATTAAGTGGATGACAGAGGCGCTAAAGCTTGCCAAACAAGGCGCTGAGCGTGAGGAGGTGCCAGTAGGAGCCGTATTGGTTCATAATCAGCAGATTATTGGTCAAGGTTTTAATGAGCCGATCGGGCGTTGTGATGCGACAGCTCATGCTGAAATAGTTGCCTTAAGAGAGGCTTGTGCGCATTTAAAGAATTATCGTTTGCCACTACAGACAACTTTATATGTCACCTTAGAGCCCTGTACCATGTGTATCGGGGCGCTGATTCATGCTCGAGTGGACAGACTTGTATATTCTACAAATGAACCAAGAGCAGGGATGGTTGGCAGTCAAATGAACTTAGCTGCACAGCCTTTTTATAATCATCATATGCAAGTCGATACAGGTTTATGCCGTGAGCACAGCAGTCAGATGTTAAAGGATTTTTTTCGTGAGCGTAGAAAAGCGGCAAAAGCGAATTGCAAGATGAGCGATTAA
- a CDS encoding uracil-DNA glycosylase, which produces MELFDVQPTKTAVQKQAILDNVRLPEDWKQALAEELTSDNMDSLRAFLKEAYQSESEDGIYPPAPLMFNAFNLTPLSQVKVVILGQDPYHRPGQAMGLSFSVPKAIPKPPSLNNLLKEMADDIGIKPSAHGDLTYWAQQGVLLLNSSLTVREGEPNSHQNQGWEQFTDAVIDVINEQTAHTVFILWGSKAQKKGKYINTDKHLILTAVHPSPLAANRGGFFGSKPFSKTNDYLVQYGQTPIDWQLPQ; this is translated from the coding sequence ATGGAATTATTTGACGTACAACCCACAAAAACAGCCGTGCAAAAGCAAGCGATTCTCGACAATGTACGCTTGCCAGAAGATTGGAAGCAGGCGTTAGCAGAAGAATTAACCTCTGACAACATGGATAGCCTGCGTGCTTTTTTAAAAGAAGCATATCAGTCAGAGTCAGAGGATGGTATTTATCCCCCAGCACCGCTGATGTTTAATGCGTTTAATTTAACGCCTTTATCACAGGTGAAGGTGGTCATCTTAGGGCAAGACCCTTATCATCGCCCTGGACAGGCAATGGGGTTGTCTTTCTCTGTCCCTAAAGCTATCCCGAAGCCACCATCACTTAACAATTTATTGAAAGAGATGGCGGACGATATTGGTATCAAACCTTCAGCACATGGTGATTTAACGTATTGGGCGCAGCAAGGAGTTTTATTGTTAAATAGCTCTTTGACAGTAAGAGAAGGCGAACCAAACAGTCATCAAAATCAAGGCTGGGAGCAGTTCACTGATGCGGTTATTGATGTTATTAATGAACAAACTGCACATACTGTGTTTATTTTATGGGGCAGTAAAGCTCAGAAAAAAGGCAAGTATATCAATACAGATAAACATCTGATTTTGACGGCAGTACATCCATCACCCTTAGCTGCCAATCGTGGTGGTTTTTTTGGTTCTAAGCCGTTTTCTAAAACCAATGATTATCTGGTGCAATATGGTCAAACGCCTATCGATTGGCAGCTACCACAGTAA
- the clpA gene encoding ATP-dependent Clp protease ATP-binding subunit ClpA: protein MLSRHLEVSLRLAMTLARQKSHEYLTVEHLLLALLENTHAANTLTACNANVSALRTELEAYINKHTPTVDPDTEQSPQPTQSFDRILQRAIFHVQSIGGGRLVEGSDILVSMFSEHDTYAVYLLKKQGISRLELTQYLSHGHDKDEPSEPRASMTGERRSSASEKTSKDPLVEFATNLNQRAAEGKTDPLIGRGPEIERAAQVLCRRRKNNPLLVGEPGVGKTSIAEGLAWLIINDKAPKPLNGCVIYSLDIGSLIAGTKYRGDFEKRMKSLLDALKKKPNAILFIDEIHMIIGAGSSMSSNMDVSNLIKPALANGELRCIGSTTFTEYRQVFEKDHALSRRFQKIDVKEPSVDDTIDILRGLKPRYEEFHNVVYTDEALVTAVQLSAKHIHERFLPDKAIDVIDEAGAYKRLGVVADADDIEAEENFIADIEQDFDAQIDADIEGLDGETYSDNEMQDEANTAKANDRAKSSDDKKAKGKRAPIKIDVADIEAIVAKLARIPPKSVSSDDKSILQHLDRDLKHLVFGQDEAIGTLADAIKLSRAGLKAPDKPIGSFMFAGPTGVGKTEVSRQLANLLGVELVRFDMSEYMEAHTASRLIGAPPGYVGYDQGGLLTEKINQHPHCVLLFDEIEKAHPDVFNLLLQVMDHGTLTDNNGRVAIFKQVIVIMTTNVGAESISRSSMGFTQQDHSRDNTESLKRVFTPEFRNRLDAIIQFNPLDTSVVVSVVDKFLVELQVQLDDKQVTLEIDDDVRDYLAAKGYDRLMGARPMQRLIQDEIKKPLANMILFGDLVNGGVVHLTLEPEASDGDTVKLGKAGDKSLDKGSADSLIILTVVEIHEPRPDSESLAS, encoded by the coding sequence ATGTTAAGTCGTCATCTTGAAGTTTCTTTGCGTTTAGCAATGACACTTGCGCGCCAAAAATCGCATGAGTATCTCACTGTTGAACATCTCTTACTGGCACTCTTAGAAAATACGCACGCTGCCAACACATTGACGGCCTGTAATGCAAATGTCTCAGCACTACGTACTGAGCTTGAGGCTTATATTAATAAGCACACTCCAACGGTCGATCCTGATACTGAGCAATCGCCGCAGCCGACTCAAAGCTTTGATCGTATCCTGCAACGTGCGATTTTTCATGTGCAATCTATCGGTGGTGGTCGTTTGGTTGAAGGATCGGATATTCTAGTATCGATGTTTTCAGAACATGACACTTATGCTGTTTATTTGCTCAAAAAACAGGGTATCAGTCGTCTTGAGCTGACCCAGTACTTATCACATGGTCATGATAAAGATGAGCCCTCTGAGCCGCGTGCTTCTATGACTGGAGAGCGCCGCAGTAGTGCCTCAGAAAAAACAAGTAAAGATCCATTGGTTGAGTTTGCGACCAATTTAAATCAACGTGCTGCTGAAGGCAAAACGGATCCATTGATTGGGCGTGGTCCTGAAATTGAACGAGCCGCGCAAGTATTGTGTCGCCGCCGCAAAAACAATCCATTATTAGTCGGTGAGCCGGGCGTTGGTAAAACCTCTATTGCTGAAGGGTTGGCGTGGTTAATTATCAATGATAAAGCACCAAAGCCCCTTAATGGTTGCGTGATTTATAGTCTTGATATTGGCTCATTAATTGCTGGTACTAAGTATCGCGGCGATTTTGAGAAACGCATGAAATCGCTCCTTGATGCGCTGAAGAAAAAGCCCAATGCTATCTTGTTTATTGATGAGATTCATATGATTATTGGTGCAGGTTCGTCAATGAGCAGCAATATGGATGTCTCAAACTTGATTAAGCCGGCACTTGCCAATGGCGAGCTGCGTTGTATCGGTTCAACTACTTTTACCGAGTATCGTCAGGTATTTGAAAAAGACCATGCCTTATCGCGTCGCTTCCAAAAAATCGATGTTAAAGAGCCAAGTGTCGATGATACGATCGATATTTTGCGCGGTCTTAAACCGCGTTACGAAGAATTTCATAACGTTGTATATACTGATGAAGCGTTGGTCACCGCTGTACAGTTATCAGCCAAACATATCCACGAGCGTTTTTTACCGGATAAGGCAATTGATGTTATTGATGAAGCGGGTGCTTATAAGCGTTTAGGGGTCGTGGCTGATGCAGATGATATAGAAGCAGAAGAAAACTTCATTGCTGATATAGAGCAAGATTTTGATGCACAAATCGATGCTGATATTGAAGGTCTCGATGGCGAAACCTATAGTGATAACGAAATGCAGGATGAAGCAAACACTGCAAAAGCCAATGATCGTGCAAAATCGTCTGATGATAAAAAAGCGAAAGGCAAACGTGCCCCGATAAAAATTGATGTGGCGGATATTGAAGCGATTGTTGCCAAGCTTGCGCGCATTCCGCCTAAGTCAGTATCAAGTGATGATAAGAGTATTCTCCAGCATCTAGATCGTGATCTTAAGCATTTAGTGTTTGGGCAAGATGAGGCTATTGGAACTTTAGCAGATGCGATTAAGCTGTCTCGTGCCGGTTTAAAAGCACCAGATAAGCCAATTGGTTCATTCATGTTTGCAGGTCCTACAGGGGTTGGTAAGACGGAAGTCTCTCGTCAATTGGCAAATCTATTGGGTGTTGAGCTGGTGCGCTTTGATATGTCAGAGTATATGGAAGCACATACTGCTTCACGTTTGATTGGTGCGCCGCCGGGTTATGTTGGTTATGATCAAGGTGGTCTGTTGACTGAAAAAATCAATCAGCATCCGCATTGCGTATTACTGTTTGATGAGATCGAAAAAGCGCATCCGGATGTCTTTAACTTGTTATTACAAGTGATGGATCACGGTACATTGACGGATAATAACGGTCGGGTTGCTATCTTTAAGCAGGTCATTGTTATTATGACGACCAACGTTGGTGCTGAGAGTATCAGTCGTTCCTCTATGGGCTTTACCCAGCAAGATCATAGCCGTGACAATACGGAATCACTCAAGCGTGTCTTTACTCCAGAATTCCGTAACCGTCTTGATGCCATCATTCAATTTAATCCACTAGATACCTCAGTAGTCGTCTCAGTGGTCGATAAATTCTTGGTTGAGCTACAAGTACAGCTAGATGATAAGCAAGTCACTTTAGAGATTGATGATGATGTGCGTGATTATCTGGCTGCTAAAGGCTATGATCGCTTAATGGGCGCACGTCCAATGCAGCGTCTGATTCAAGATGAAATCAAAAAGCCTTTGGCAAATATGATTTTATTTGGTGATTTGGTGAATGGTGGGGTTGTGCATTTAACCTTGGAGCCTGAAGCATCAGATGGTGATACTGTGAAGCTTGGTAAAGCTGGTGATAAGTCTTTAGATAAAGGATCAGCGGATAGCCTTATTATATTGACAGTCGTTGAGATTCATGAGCCCCGTCCGGATTCTGAGTCGTTGGCCAGTTAG
- a CDS encoding ATP-dependent Clp protease adaptor ClpS — protein sequence MPIMIKQTIAVAAPIISDWHFPHMPMRLAQVGEPDGETTPQADVLVAEPEVAKPPMYAVVMYNDNYTPMEFVVYILQSEFRHSMDSAVEIMLTIHNSSKGIAGIYPKDIAETKAKKVNSLAHREGYPLLTQIEPHQGE from the coding sequence ATGCCAATTATGATAAAACAAACGATAGCAGTAGCGGCACCAATCATATCAGATTGGCATTTTCCTCATATGCCCATGCGTCTTGCGCAAGTGGGTGAGCCCGACGGTGAAACGACCCCACAGGCTGATGTATTAGTGGCAGAGCCAGAAGTGGCCAAGCCGCCCATGTATGCGGTAGTGATGTATAATGATAATTACACACCGATGGAATTTGTCGTCTATATTTTACAGTCCGAATTCCGTCACAGTATGGATTCAGCAGTTGAGATTATGTTGACGATTCATAATAGTAGTAAAGGTATTGCTGGTATTTATCCTAAAGATATCGCTGAGACCAAAGCCAAAAAAGTTAACAGTCTTGCTCATCGTGAAGGCTATCCATTATTGACGCAAATCGAGCCGCATCAAGGCGAGTAA
- the argC gene encoding N-acetyl-gamma-glutamyl-phosphate reductase, whose amino-acid sequence MISAAIVGGTGYTGIELIRLLSAHPEVSIDLLTSRSEAGTRADEIFPSLRGISDIVFSDLGDETLATLQQCDVVFFATPHGVAMQQAEALTEAGVKVIDLAADFRLQSLTDFEHWYQQSHACPELLKTAVYGLPEINRDKIANALVVGNPGCYPTTAILGLKPIIEAQNKQSKQLIESRIVIDAKSGVSGAGRQASLALNYAESTDNFKAYSVEGHRHLPEIEQGVAQLLDSQFSHRVRFLPHLVPMIRGMLSSIHMELTDAGALMDWQQVFEQSYASEQFIDVMPKGLYPDTRSVRASNRLRIAVHQDNERAELTVIVVQDNLVKGAAGQAVQNMNVMFGFDESLGLNFAPIVP is encoded by the coding sequence ATGATTTCAGCAGCGATTGTCGGTGGCACAGGTTATACGGGTATTGAGCTAATACGTTTATTATCTGCCCATCCTGAAGTGTCTATTGATTTGCTAACCTCGCGTAGCGAAGCAGGCACTCGCGCTGATGAGATATTCCCAAGTTTACGCGGTATCTCAGATATTGTGTTTAGTGATTTAGGTGATGAGACGCTAGCGACATTGCAACAGTGCGATGTGGTGTTTTTTGCCACACCGCATGGCGTCGCAATGCAGCAAGCAGAAGCGCTTACTGAAGCTGGTGTGAAAGTGATTGATTTGGCAGCAGATTTTCGTTTGCAGTCATTAACGGATTTTGAACACTGGTATCAGCAATCACACGCTTGTCCTGAACTACTAAAAACGGCTGTTTATGGTTTACCTGAGATCAACCGCGACAAAATTGCTAATGCTTTGGTTGTGGGTAATCCCGGTTGCTATCCGACCACGGCTATCTTGGGTTTAAAGCCGATAATTGAAGCGCAAAATAAGCAATCTAAACAACTTATTGAGTCGCGTATTGTCATCGATGCCAAATCTGGCGTTTCTGGTGCTGGTCGCCAAGCAAGTCTCGCACTGAATTATGCTGAAAGCACAGACAATTTTAAGGCATATAGCGTTGAAGGTCATCGCCACTTGCCAGAGATTGAGCAAGGCGTTGCACAGCTATTGGACAGTCAATTTAGTCATCGTGTTCGTTTTCTGCCGCACCTTGTGCCTATGATACGCGGCATGCTGAGCTCTATTCATATGGAGCTCACCGATGCGGGTGCTTTGATGGATTGGCAACAAGTATTTGAACAAAGCTATGCGTCAGAGCAATTTATTGATGTAATGCCAAAAGGGCTGTATCCCGATACCCGTAGTGTACGTGCCAGTAATCGATTGCGTATTGCTGTTCACCAAGACAACGAGCGTGCCGAATTGACCGTGATTGTCGTACAAGACAATTTAGTCAAAGGAGCAGCTGGGCAAGCAGTGCAAAATATGAATGTGATGTTTGGATTTGATGAGTCTCTTGGTTTGAATTTTGCGCCCATCGTTCCTTAA
- the hemE gene encoding uroporphyrinogen decarboxylase — MSASDNNNSLEKNFAPLKNDRLLRALRFEPIDTTPVWMMRQAGRYLPEYKATRAEAGDFMSLCKDTARATEVTLQPLRRYDLDAAILFSDILTIPDAMGLGLYFEAGEGPKFKHPIRQQADLDRLPVLDVNDSLDYVMRAVTSIRTALNGQVPLFGFSGSPWTLATYMIEGGSSKDYRYTKGFLYSNPEFLHQLLDKLATSVIDYLDAQVVAGAQILQIFDSWGGALGHRQFVDFSHAYNKRIVAELKVRHPEIPVVLFTKGGGLWLDIQADSEADALGLDWTMPIDRARQVLTESQRQLTKQHKKLHSSKAIQGNLDPATLYGSPATIRAEVNAMLDSAYANGEKTGYVANLGHGITQWVNPDNAKVFIDAVHDYKI; from the coding sequence ATGAGTGCTTCAGACAATAATAATTCGCTTGAAAAAAACTTTGCGCCTTTGAAAAATGATAGATTGCTACGAGCACTTCGTTTTGAGCCGATAGATACCACGCCGGTATGGATGATGCGCCAAGCTGGTCGTTATTTACCAGAATATAAAGCCACCCGTGCTGAAGCAGGTGATTTTATGAGCCTGTGTAAAGATACCGCGCGTGCCACTGAAGTTACCTTGCAGCCATTACGTCGTTATGATTTAGACGCGGCTATTTTATTCAGTGATATTTTAACCATTCCTGATGCGATGGGATTGGGTTTATATTTTGAAGCTGGGGAAGGGCCAAAGTTTAAACATCCTATTCGCCAGCAAGCTGATTTAGATAGATTGCCTGTGCTTGATGTCAATGACTCTCTTGATTATGTCATGCGTGCGGTGACCAGTATTCGTACAGCACTTAATGGACAAGTACCTTTATTTGGTTTTTCTGGTAGTCCTTGGACACTAGCGACTTATATGATTGAAGGTGGTAGCTCAAAAGATTATCGCTATACCAAAGGATTTTTATATAGTAATCCTGAGTTCTTACATCAATTATTGGATAAATTAGCGACGTCTGTGATTGATTATCTCGATGCCCAAGTCGTGGCAGGCGCACAGATACTACAGATATTTGATAGTTGGGGCGGCGCGCTTGGTCATCGTCAGTTTGTTGATTTTTCACATGCGTATAATAAGCGTATTGTTGCTGAGCTAAAGGTACGCCATCCTGAAATACCAGTGGTATTATTTACTAAAGGTGGCGGATTATGGTTGGATATACAAGCCGATAGTGAAGCGGATGCGTTGGGTTTAGACTGGACGATGCCGATTGATCGTGCCCGTCAAGTATTGACTGAAAGTCAGCGTCAGTTAACTAAGCAACATAAAAAACTACACAGTAGTAAAGCTATTCAGGGTAATTTAGACCCAGCAACTTTATACGGTTCACCTGCGACTATCCGTGCCGAAGTCAATGCAATGCTTGATAGTGCTTATGCTAACGGCGAAAAAACCGGCTATGTGGCAAACTTAGGTCATGGTATTACCCAGTGGGTCAATCCTGATAATGCCAAAGTGTTTATCGATGCGGTCCATGATTATAAAATTTAA
- the proB gene encoding glutamate 5-kinase has product MAVGIENTIEEARFVEQARNFDIQRVIVKIGSSLLTNNGRGLDRTAIYEWAKQIAKLHKQGIEVLLVSSGAVAEGVVRMNLEERPKKLAALQACASIGQMGLIETWWSALIQHGIQSSQLLLTHDDLSNRSRYLNTTGALTQLLEWRVLPVINENDTITIDEIKFGDNDTLGAMAAAMVNADLYIILTDQEGVFTDNPRDNPNAKMIRQERAMADYLFDIAGDGGKLGRGGMLTKIRAGRLAAMGGCPTVIVSGAIDDVITRVVSGEAVGTLLTTNDQDKIIARKQWLAAHLRMSGSLIVDAGAAKAVVEHQKSLLPVGVSEVRGDFDEGDVVEIVHQDTGERIAVGQVNFSSRDACRVARERTEQFDRILGNNEERVVMVHRDNLALTM; this is encoded by the coding sequence ATGGCAGTTGGCATAGAGAACACGATAGAAGAAGCAAGGTTTGTTGAGCAAGCTCGTAACTTTGATATTCAGCGCGTTATTGTCAAGATTGGCTCATCGTTATTAACCAATAATGGTCGAGGGCTTGATCGAACTGCCATTTACGAATGGGCAAAGCAGATCGCTAAACTTCATAAGCAAGGCATAGAGGTACTGCTTGTATCTTCAGGTGCCGTTGCTGAAGGTGTAGTGCGTATGAATCTTGAGGAGCGTCCCAAAAAACTGGCGGCATTACAAGCCTGTGCATCTATTGGTCAGATGGGTTTGATTGAAACCTGGTGGTCAGCATTGATTCAACACGGTATTCAAAGCTCACAGCTATTGCTGACACATGATGATTTGTCTAATCGTAGTCGCTATCTTAATACCACTGGCGCGCTTACGCAGCTATTAGAATGGCGCGTGCTGCCAGTCATTAATGAAAACGATACCATTACCATTGATGAAATTAAGTTTGGTGATAACGATACACTAGGTGCAATGGCAGCGGCGATGGTCAATGCCGACTTATACATTATCTTAACTGATCAAGAAGGTGTTTTTACTGACAATCCACGCGACAATCCTAATGCCAAAATGATCCGTCAAGAGCGTGCAATGGCTGATTACTTATTTGATATTGCAGGTGATGGTGGCAAGCTTGGGCGCGGTGGTATGTTGACCAAGATTCGTGCGGGTCGCCTTGCTGCCATGGGTGGCTGTCCGACGGTGATCGTGAGCGGTGCTATCGATGATGTGATCACTCGTGTGGTATCAGGCGAAGCGGTCGGCACCTTGTTGACCACCAACGATCAAGATAAAATTATTGCTCGCAAACAGTGGCTTGCGGCACATTTGCGTATGTCAGGCTCTTTAATTGTCGATGCAGGTGCAGCAAAAGCGGTGGTTGAGCATCAAAAAAGCTTATTGCCAGTTGGTGTGTCTGAAGTGCGTGGAGATTTTGATGAAGGCGATGTGGTTGAAATCGTCCATCAGGATACCGGTGAGCGTATAGCAGTTGGTCAAGTCAATTTCTCCTCTCGAGATGCATGCCGTGTTGCTCGCGAGCGTACTGAGCAGTTCGATAGAATCCTTGGTAATAATGAAGAACGTGTCGTCATGGTACACCGTGATAATTTGGCATTGACGATGTAA